One segment of Rhodohalobacter mucosus DNA contains the following:
- a CDS encoding F0F1 ATP synthase subunit A — protein MEFNIDQLIYWQYDFFKINATLLFSWVVVLLLPAASWLMSRNLTSGPDISRKQALLESVVTVIVDQIEESTRQKAETYLPFIGTLFLFIVVSNVINVVPGVHPPTASLSTTAALAFCVFVAVPVFGIARKGFIPYFRRYIQPTPLMLPFNIIGELSRTLALAIRLFGNIMSGSLIVAILLSLTPLIFPVVMQLFGILIGVIQAYVFAILALVYIASATSIQDRNISSEPSNPNTETT, from the coding sequence ATGGAATTTAATATAGATCAACTGATTTATTGGCAATATGATTTTTTCAAGATCAATGCCACACTACTCTTCTCCTGGGTGGTGGTGCTGTTGCTTCCGGCTGCTTCCTGGCTGATGAGCCGCAACCTTACATCGGGACCCGATATTTCAAGGAAGCAGGCTCTTCTTGAATCTGTTGTAACGGTGATTGTTGATCAGATTGAAGAGTCCACCCGGCAAAAGGCCGAGACGTACCTTCCGTTCATCGGTACCCTCTTTCTGTTTATTGTCGTATCCAACGTAATAAATGTCGTTCCGGGTGTACACCCGCCCACAGCTTCGCTATCGACAACCGCTGCCCTGGCTTTCTGCGTTTTTGTGGCGGTACCTGTATTTGGTATCGCCAGAAAAGGGTTTATACCGTATTTCAGGCGATACATTCAGCCAACACCCCTTATGCTGCCGTTCAATATAATCGGCGAATTGTCAAGAACCCTGGCACTTGCCATACGTTTGTTCGGAAATATCATGAGCGGCAGCCTCATTGTAGCCATTTTACTGAGCCTCACCCCTCTTATTTTCCCGGTCGTGATGCAGCTTTTTGGTATCCTGATCGGGGTGATACAGGCCTATGTTTTTGCAATTCTGGCACTTGTTTACATTGCGTCTGCAACCAGCATTCAGGATCGAAACATTTCTTCTGAACCATCAAACCCTAACACCGAAACGACTTAA
- a CDS encoding F0F1 ATP synthase subunit C, with the protein MDSISIIGMVSIITAGITIAVGSIAPALGEGRALAQALTAIAQQPDESPTITRTLFVGLAMIESTAIYCFVVALIIIFANPFWDFVAGG; encoded by the coding sequence ATGGACAGCATAAGCATCATTGGAATGGTATCCATTATCACAGCGGGCATCACCATAGCTGTTGGGTCCATTGCCCCTGCGCTGGGCGAAGGACGAGCTTTGGCCCAGGCACTCACTGCCATCGCTCAGCAGCCTGACGAATCCCCTACTATCACACGAACTCTCTTCGTAGGACTTGCAATGATTGAATCAACCGCCATCTACTGTTTTGTTGTTGCCCTGATCATCATCTTTGCCAATCCTTTCTGGGATTTCGTAGCCGGAGGTTAA
- a CDS encoding DoxX family protein, which translates to MDPLKLTFSILFIAAGLFHFLRPQLFVKIMPPWVPWHRFMVFFSGFLEILFGVMLLVPSTSAIGAWGLIAVLIGVFPANIHMAVNSDQFPEIPAWLLWLRLPMQLVLIGWAWIYV; encoded by the coding sequence ATGGACCCATTAAAGCTGACATTCTCAATCCTTTTTATTGCAGCCGGATTGTTTCACTTTCTGCGTCCGCAGCTTTTCGTAAAAATAATGCCCCCATGGGTTCCTTGGCACCGGTTTATGGTATTTTTCAGCGGGTTTCTGGAAATCCTTTTCGGGGTGATGCTGCTTGTACCTTCTACATCGGCAATCGGTGCATGGGGGTTGATTGCAGTGCTGATCGGAGTATTTCCGGCCAATATCCATATGGCGGTCAACTCAGATCAGTTTCCGGAGATACCGGCCTGGCTCCTGTGGCTTCGACTGCCAATGCAGCTGGTATTGATCGGCTGGGCATGGATTTATGTATAA
- the ppk2 gene encoding polyphosphate kinase 2 yields the protein MNFTAEHLQQVKTRNDLIEIAKKNGIPVEKTLKKLQYEEELEQLQIEMVNLQKWIIQKNMRLAILFEGRDASGKGGTIKRFKEHLNPRSSRVVALSKPTRMEKGQWYFRRYIKVLPNPGEMVFFDRSWYNRAVVEPVMGFCSSEEYEKFMVQVPEFEHLLYEDNCIIIKFWFSVSKDEQKSRFESRIQNPLKRWKYSPVDRRGQELWEKYTHHKEQMFAKTHTNFSPWIIVKANSKKTARLESMRYVLSRFDYDGKGESDTTLLPDPNIVMRYHRSAMQIDV from the coding sequence ATGAATTTTACTGCCGAACACCTTCAGCAAGTTAAAACCAGGAACGACCTTATTGAGATTGCTAAAAAAAATGGTATTCCGGTCGAAAAAACGCTCAAAAAGCTTCAATATGAAGAAGAGCTTGAGCAGCTTCAAATTGAGATGGTGAATCTCCAAAAATGGATTATTCAAAAGAATATGAGGCTTGCCATTCTGTTCGAGGGCCGGGATGCCTCCGGAAAAGGAGGTACAATTAAAAGATTTAAGGAGCATCTGAATCCGCGATCCTCCCGTGTGGTTGCCCTCAGCAAACCGACCAGGATGGAAAAGGGGCAGTGGTATTTCAGACGCTACATCAAGGTCCTGCCGAACCCCGGTGAAATGGTGTTTTTTGACCGCAGCTGGTACAACAGGGCCGTGGTAGAACCTGTGATGGGTTTTTGTTCCAGCGAAGAGTATGAGAAATTTATGGTGCAGGTTCCTGAATTTGAGCACTTGCTCTACGAAGACAACTGCATCATCATTAAATTCTGGTTTTCGGTTTCCAAAGATGAACAGAAAAGCCGATTCGAGTCACGCATTCAAAACCCGCTGAAGCGCTGGAAATACAGTCCGGTTGACAGGAGGGGGCAGGAACTCTGGGAAAAATACACCCACCACAAAGAGCAGATGTTTGCCAAAACCCACACCAATTTTAGTCCCTGGATCATCGTAAAGGCAAACAGTAAAAAAACCGCCCGCCTTGAGAGCATGCGCTATGTGCTTTCCAGGTTTGACTATGACGGCAAGGGAGAATCGGACACAACCTTGCTGCCCGACCCCAACATCGTTATGAGATACCACCGAAGCGCCATGCAAATTGATGTCTGA
- a CDS encoding F0F1 ATP synthase subunit gamma: protein MQKLEQLQRKIKNAEDIQSIVRTMKVMAAVEITQFERSVDSINNYHNTLELALQAVLKQSFSEVQPFITTDRHASTGLIIMGSGQALCGPFDESILAYTVEKTEKEILESSHILVLGERLAAYMEQRNLRPDQIFQMPGSVSGINAMVLELLSAIEEWQSSQNVKTVKMFYHEPLSRKGYEPVTQNLLPLNRAWLNRLVNKEWPTNNIPAFTIDSRKLFMSLLRQYFFESLYRAVAQSLTAEYSSRLSAMQRAEVKIDERLHDLNKEYTQQRQRSITGELLDIMAGFEAVVSREGS from the coding sequence ATGCAGAAACTGGAACAGCTTCAGCGCAAGATTAAAAATGCGGAAGATATTCAGTCGATTGTGAGGACCATGAAGGTGATGGCTGCAGTTGAAATCACACAGTTCGAGCGTTCGGTCGATTCCATTAACAATTACCACAACACCCTTGAACTGGCCCTGCAGGCGGTGCTAAAGCAGTCTTTCAGCGAGGTGCAGCCATTTATAACGACCGATCGTCACGCTTCCACCGGACTGATTATCATGGGGTCGGGCCAGGCCCTCTGCGGCCCTTTCGACGAGTCCATTCTGGCCTATACAGTTGAGAAAACCGAAAAAGAGATCCTTGAAAGCTCTCATATTCTCGTTCTTGGTGAGCGCCTTGCGGCGTATATGGAACAAAGAAACCTGCGGCCTGATCAGATATTTCAGATGCCGGGCTCCGTCAGCGGAATAAACGCTATGGTTCTGGAGCTTCTGTCGGCCATTGAGGAGTGGCAATCAAGCCAAAATGTGAAAACGGTAAAAATGTTTTACCACGAACCTCTTTCCAGAAAAGGATATGAGCCGGTTACACAGAATCTCCTTCCGCTGAACAGGGCCTGGCTTAACCGGCTGGTCAATAAAGAGTGGCCAACGAACAACATTCCCGCTTTTACCATCGACTCCAGAAAGCTATTTATGTCGCTTCTCCGCCAGTATTTCTTCGAATCATTGTACAGGGCCGTTGCACAGTCGCTCACCGCAGAGTACAGCAGCCGCCTCTCTGCTATGCAGCGCGCCGAGGTCAAAATAGATGAGCGGCTGCACGATCTGAACAAAGAGTACACGCAGCAGAGACAGAGATCGATCACAGGTGAGCTGCTTGATATAATGGCAGGATTTGAAGCGGTTGTATCCCGCGAAGGCTCCTGA
- the atpF gene encoding F0F1 ATP synthase subunit B: MQIDWFTFVAQIINFLILIWLLKKFLFGPVMKVMEKRENKISSRLEEAKTRLEEAEKRANEYQSRIDNFEDEKNELMEEAKQKAELRKKELIENARAEVEKLSERWNESIRLEKESFLDELEKQAFHQIIDIVEEVICNLSGSSLDEQALETFLKKLENMSPDDRQTLSDAAKNDPVTILTATELSEKDKEKVSHAVTELVSAKTECRYETDDSLGFGLELRTNGWKLGWSMKSYLDEMLADLETYLIKEEKSVEDDTEEEKNEKEAEKEDS; encoded by the coding sequence ATGCAGATCGACTGGTTCACATTTGTCGCACAAATCATCAATTTTCTGATCCTCATCTGGCTTCTGAAAAAGTTTCTCTTTGGCCCCGTGATGAAGGTCATGGAGAAACGGGAGAACAAGATCTCATCGAGACTTGAAGAGGCAAAAACCAGGCTTGAGGAAGCAGAAAAGAGAGCGAATGAGTATCAGTCGCGGATTGACAATTTCGAAGATGAAAAGAATGAACTTATGGAAGAAGCCAAGCAGAAAGCGGAGTTACGCAAAAAAGAGCTGATCGAAAATGCACGGGCCGAAGTTGAAAAACTATCTGAACGTTGGAATGAAAGCATCAGGCTTGAAAAAGAGTCGTTTCTGGATGAGCTTGAGAAACAGGCTTTTCACCAAATAATTGACATTGTGGAAGAGGTCATTTGCAATTTGTCCGGCAGCAGCCTGGATGAACAGGCGCTGGAAACCTTTCTGAAGAAACTTGAAAATATGAGCCCTGATGACAGGCAAACACTTAGCGATGCCGCAAAAAACGACCCTGTCACCATTCTTACGGCCACTGAACTGAGTGAAAAGGACAAAGAGAAAGTATCTCATGCAGTAACAGAACTGGTATCTGCTAAAACAGAATGCCGGTATGAGACGGATGATTCTCTTGGTTTTGGCCTGGAACTCCGCACCAATGGCTGGAAACTCGGCTGGAGCATGAAGTCCTATCTGGATGAAATGCTGGCTGACCTTGAAACATATCTGATCAAAGAAGAAAAATCCGTTGAGGATGACACGGAAGAGGAAAAGAATGAGAAAGAAGCAGAGAAAGAGGACTCCTGA
- a CDS encoding alternate F1F0 ATPase, F1 subunit alpha, with the protein MKTPSVTSVAEKTIKRLSRSLRQKEELQLREFGTVISVGEGFVKVRGLPNAGIDELVRFSNGMPGFVYNLDQNECGIILLDEEKKIDAGDEVYRTGSIVSIPVSESILGRVIDPIGRPLDGGKKLYSNKHLAIERPAPPIMHRAPVQTPLQTGVITIDALFPIGRGQRELILGDRQTGKTAIAVDTIINQYDKDVICIYCGIGKQKAAVARVIADLRKRNAMDYTIVLSATSEDPVGLQYIAPYAATSIAEYFMERGRDVLIVYDDLTWHARAYRELALLLRRPPGREAYPGDIFYIHSRLLERSTKLKPEHGGGSLTALPIIETQAQNISAFIPTNLISITDGQIYLSPELFRKDVLPAIDAGNSVSRVGGSAQLPAYRSVSKKLRLAYSQFEEMEAFSRFSSRLDESTRQLIERGKRIRETLKQPQFDPLRVDEQVVLLLAVTQGLFDNLHLDEIEEAKNRIRQAVQSEMEKSDISINWDKELKDKERERLLGIAQNAIQTFKEEKEEGEGEKETEEPDAETGTASAQD; encoded by the coding sequence ATGAAAACTCCCTCCGTCACATCTGTAGCAGAAAAAACCATTAAGCGCCTGAGCCGTTCACTCAGGCAGAAGGAAGAACTGCAGCTCCGGGAATTTGGTACCGTTATATCCGTTGGCGAGGGATTTGTAAAGGTACGGGGTTTACCCAATGCAGGCATTGACGAACTGGTCCGTTTCTCGAACGGCATGCCCGGATTTGTTTATAACCTGGATCAAAATGAGTGCGGTATTATTCTTCTCGACGAAGAAAAAAAAATTGATGCCGGCGACGAAGTGTACAGAACCGGTAGTATTGTAAGCATTCCCGTAAGCGAATCCATTTTGGGCAGAGTCATAGATCCAATTGGGCGGCCTTTGGATGGCGGAAAGAAGCTCTATTCCAATAAACATCTGGCAATTGAGCGACCCGCACCGCCGATTATGCACCGTGCACCGGTTCAAACGCCTCTTCAAACGGGCGTTATTACCATCGACGCACTTTTTCCGATCGGACGTGGGCAGAGAGAGCTCATTCTGGGTGACAGGCAGACAGGAAAAACAGCCATTGCCGTAGACACCATTATCAACCAATACGATAAGGACGTGATCTGTATTTACTGCGGAATCGGAAAACAGAAAGCGGCCGTTGCCCGTGTCATTGCCGATCTTCGAAAACGGAATGCAATGGATTATACCATCGTTCTTTCGGCAACAAGTGAAGACCCTGTGGGCTTGCAATATATCGCTCCTTATGCGGCCACCAGCATTGCAGAATATTTTATGGAGCGGGGCCGCGATGTGCTTATCGTATATGACGACCTTACCTGGCATGCACGCGCTTATCGTGAACTGGCCCTGCTGCTGCGGCGTCCGCCGGGACGAGAGGCCTACCCCGGTGATATTTTTTACATCCACTCCAGGCTTCTGGAGCGGTCTACAAAGCTGAAGCCCGAGCATGGCGGAGGGTCCCTTACAGCGCTGCCAATCATTGAAACCCAGGCCCAGAATATCTCTGCATTTATTCCCACAAATCTGATATCCATTACGGACGGACAGATTTATCTTTCTCCTGAGCTTTTCAGAAAAGATGTTCTGCCCGCAATCGATGCAGGGAACTCCGTATCCCGGGTGGGAGGATCGGCACAGCTTCCGGCCTATCGATCGGTTTCCAAAAAGCTTCGGCTCGCCTATTCACAATTTGAAGAGATGGAGGCGTTTTCGCGATTTAGTTCACGGCTCGATGAAAGTACCCGGCAGTTGATAGAACGTGGAAAGCGGATAAGGGAAACGCTGAAGCAGCCCCAATTCGATCCCCTGCGGGTAGATGAGCAGGTGGTACTGCTTCTGGCCGTCACACAGGGCCTTTTCGACAACCTTCACCTGGATGAGATTGAAGAGGCCAAAAACAGGATCCGCCAGGCTGTGCAGAGTGAGATGGAAAAATCGGATATATCGATCAACTGGGATAAAGAATTAAAGGACAAAGAGCGTGAGCGGCTGTTGGGTATAGCACAAAACGCCATTCAAACATTCAAAGAAGAAAAAGAGGAAGGAGAAGGAGAAAAAGAGACGGAGGAGCCGGATGCAGAAACTGGAACAGCTTCAGCGCAAGATTAA
- a CDS encoding F0F1 ATP synthase subunit epsilon, whose translation MTGKNILLLKVMEPEKILVQTSVNKVIAEGLNGSFCIKPKHIDFVSALKPGILEYTTEENEEFIALDEGILVKCGQDVLVSVLNGVPGTDLSMLEKTVREQFQKTEAMNKATDIALKGMEADLLMHFVELDKEK comes from the coding sequence ATGACCGGAAAAAATATTTTACTGCTGAAAGTGATGGAACCGGAAAAAATTCTGGTACAAACATCTGTTAACAAAGTGATTGCTGAAGGACTAAACGGTTCGTTCTGCATCAAGCCGAAACACATTGATTTTGTATCGGCACTGAAACCCGGAATCCTGGAGTACACCACAGAGGAAAATGAAGAGTTTATAGCTTTGGATGAAGGTATTCTGGTTAAATGCGGACAGGATGTTCTGGTTTCTGTTCTCAATGGAGTTCCCGGAACAGATCTTTCGATGCTTGAAAAGACCGTTCGTGAACAGTTCCAAAAGACGGAAGCAATGAACAAGGCTACCGATATTGCCCTTAAAGGAATGGAAGCAGACTTGCTGATGCATTTCGTTGAACTGGATAAAGAGAAATGA
- a CDS encoding TlpA disulfide reductase family protein → MKKFFLLFSVFSLLTVLLHAQTPGEGSWKGTIFYSNGEIPFTFDLRYPDDSGNPVFTFINGEDRASLQAEVRNDSLFIPMFAFDITLKMALGEDTMQGSLNKHYNGRSYPFQAVLGQPRYDIAPEETPLLVGNRWRMTINPGQRGEYPAVGLFSQNGNHITGTIMTETSDYRFFEGHIKGKDIEMSVFDGVHSFLLKGAFDEKTGQWSGDLILDDGYSRSWTAEQDDTAELPDPFGIIDLNAQNIRPNLNALAALDEQTVTAEDYEGKVLIVQLMGTWCTNSRDQTLYLTNWLQEHDYPGLEILSVNYEANYSPEYGLQRIESYKERLNIPYKMILGGPLSKRAAAEPFPFMDQILAFPTLVFIDKDGYARYVHSYFNGPATGEYYHEFDRRFNEIVEELTR, encoded by the coding sequence ATGAAAAAATTCTTCCTCTTATTCTCCGTCTTCAGCTTGCTTACCGTTCTTCTTCATGCACAAACGCCCGGGGAAGGATCCTGGAAGGGAACTATCTTCTACAGCAATGGCGAGATACCCTTTACTTTTGATCTGCGGTATCCGGATGATTCCGGTAATCCTGTATTCACTTTTATCAATGGTGAAGACCGGGCCTCACTGCAGGCTGAGGTTCGAAATGACAGCCTTTTCATACCCATGTTTGCTTTCGATATCACCCTTAAAATGGCACTGGGTGAGGATACGATGCAGGGATCTCTCAACAAGCACTACAACGGACGATCCTATCCCTTTCAGGCTGTTCTCGGGCAGCCCCGATACGATATCGCGCCGGAAGAGACCCCGCTTCTGGTCGGAAATCGCTGGAGGATGACCATCAATCCGGGCCAAAGGGGCGAGTATCCCGCGGTCGGCCTTTTCAGTCAGAACGGGAATCACATCACCGGAACAATCATGACCGAAACCAGCGATTACCGGTTTTTTGAGGGTCATATAAAAGGCAAAGATATCGAGATGTCCGTTTTTGACGGTGTGCACTCCTTTCTTCTGAAGGGCGCCTTCGACGAAAAGACCGGGCAGTGGAGCGGCGATCTCATTCTTGATGACGGATATTCCAGATCCTGGACCGCTGAACAGGATGATACGGCTGAGCTGCCCGACCCGTTTGGGATCATTGATCTGAACGCGCAAAATATCCGACCCAACCTGAACGCTTTGGCTGCTCTTGACGAACAAACGGTTACGGCTGAGGATTATGAAGGAAAGGTATTGATTGTTCAGCTGATGGGAACCTGGTGCACCAACAGCAGAGACCAGACCCTTTATTTAACAAACTGGCTTCAAGAGCACGACTATCCCGGCCTGGAAATACTGTCTGTAAACTATGAAGCCAACTATTCGCCTGAATATGGCCTGCAGCGTATTGAATCCTATAAAGAACGCCTCAATATTCCTTACAAAATGATTCTGGGCGGGCCGCTCTCCAAACGGGCAGCGGCCGAACCCTTCCCCTTTATGGATCAGATTCTTGCCTTTCCAACCCTTGTTTTCATTGACAAGGACGGCTATGCACGGTATGTGCACAGCTATTTCAACGGCCCGGCAACCGGCGAGTATTACCATGAGTTTGATCGCAGATTTAATGAAATAGTGGAAGAACTTACGCGGTAG
- the ppk2 gene encoding polyphosphate kinase 2 — MKELKLSEKELELLNSKNGLYALLKRKNVNIKKALREVRYAERLAKKQEELIKLQNWVIENDKKLVVIFEGRDAAGKGGAIRRLTERINPRFFRIVALNKPSDDEQKQWFFQRYIGQLPNPGEMVFFDRSWYNRAVVEPVNGFCTEQEYEVFMSQVNDFEKMLIQSNTYLIKFYFSISKKEQARRFRDIKNSPLKRWKMTPVDERAQELWDSYTKYKEKMFEITDTELSPWIIIDANRKTTARLKAIQHILDEIPYK, encoded by the coding sequence ATGAAAGAGTTAAAATTGTCGGAAAAGGAACTGGAACTGCTGAATTCCAAAAATGGCCTCTATGCCCTTCTGAAAAGGAAAAATGTAAACATCAAAAAGGCCCTGCGGGAGGTTCGATATGCTGAACGGCTTGCCAAAAAGCAGGAAGAGCTTATCAAGCTGCAAAATTGGGTGATTGAAAACGACAAAAAACTGGTGGTCATATTCGAGGGACGCGATGCAGCAGGAAAAGGGGGAGCCATACGGCGGCTTACCGAGCGTATCAACCCGAGGTTTTTCCGCATCGTTGCCCTTAATAAACCCTCAGATGACGAACAAAAGCAGTGGTTTTTTCAGAGATATATCGGCCAGCTTCCCAACCCGGGAGAAATGGTATTTTTTGACCGCAGCTGGTACAACCGCGCAGTTGTCGAACCTGTAAACGGGTTTTGCACGGAGCAGGAGTATGAGGTCTTTATGTCGCAGGTCAATGATTTCGAAAAAATGCTGATCCAGTCGAATACCTATCTGATCAAGTTCTATTTTTCGATTTCCAAAAAAGAACAGGCAAGAAGGTTTCGCGACATAAAGAACAGCCCGCTAAAACGCTGGAAGATGACGCCAGTTGACGAACGGGCACAGGAGCTTTGGGATTCCTATACCAAATACAAAGAGAAGATGTTCGAGATAACCGATACCGAACTGTCGCCCTGGATTATCATTGATGCCAACCGGAAAACAACCGCCCGCCTGAAGGCCATACAGCATATTCTGGATGAGATCCCCTATAAGTAG
- a CDS encoding ATP synthase subunit I, protein MDDMTWLMILIGILSGIILSLIFFGGLWYTLKHMENWRRQWILVAGSFIVRNAIVLAAFYFLILQHWSALVAAFIAFMITRQVVVRLTASPENQTTVKSHGI, encoded by the coding sequence ATGGATGATATGACCTGGCTTATGATCTTAATCGGCATTTTATCCGGAATTATTCTCAGCCTTATCTTTTTTGGCGGACTTTGGTATACACTCAAGCATATGGAGAATTGGCGCAGGCAATGGATTCTCGTTGCCGGCAGCTTTATTGTCCGAAACGCTATCGTATTGGCTGCCTTCTATTTTCTGATCTTGCAGCATTGGTCGGCATTGGTTGCTGCATTTATCGCATTTATGATTACCCGGCAGGTCGTCGTTCGCCTGACGGCCAGCCCGGAAAATCAAACCACTGTGAAAAGCCATGGAATTTAA
- a CDS encoding AtpZ/AtpI family protein, translating to MEDENNRKDKFAEKIGKKSSRKLRARDEDEKGLWYGLGMFGLVGWSVAIPTLLFLVAGIWMDNNYQSPYSWTLMMLVIGIIIGCMNAWFWVKRESEDG from the coding sequence ATGGAAGATGAAAACAACCGAAAGGATAAATTTGCAGAAAAAATAGGGAAGAAATCATCCCGGAAATTACGGGCCCGGGATGAAGACGAGAAAGGTCTTTGGTACGGACTTGGCATGTTCGGATTGGTCGGCTGGTCTGTGGCTATACCTACACTCCTTTTTTTGGTTGCCGGCATCTGGATGGACAATAACTATCAAAGCCCTTACTCATGGACCCTTATGATGTTGGTCATCGGCATAATTATCGGCTGCATGAATGCCTGGTTTTGGGTGAAAAGAGAATCGGAGGATGGATGA
- the atpD gene encoding F0F1 ATP synthase subunit beta, translating to MSERFHKTGETKSNEIGAEGRVLSVRGSVIDVLFEEHVPELQTRLTILTDPPVPAEVTAHLDNRTVRVLALTPTRGMKRGTRVEDTGSALRVPVGPGLKGRAMNLFGEPVDDLGDISHEEMRSVFQPKIPLSEQETGQDVLVTGIKAIDLLSPMERGGKAGLFGGAGVGKTVLIMEMIRNMVKKHEGISLFCGIGERCREAEELYREIQEAGVLENTVMVFGQMNEPPGARFRVGQTALTIAEYFRDSQRRDVLLLIDNIFRFVQAGTEVSGLMGKVTSRLGYQPTLGSELAELQERICNTRSGAITSIQAVYVPADDFTDPAVTHTFSHLSSSIVLSRERAGQGLYPAIDLLKSGSKMLARHIVGDKHYRVAQEVKEALAHFEDLKDIISMLGMEELSVEDQRVVKRARKLERFFTQPFGVTEQFTGTEGKIVDVEDVISGCERILDGEFDEVPEQNFFMIGKIDEAGAS from the coding sequence ATGTCAGAACGATTTCACAAAACAGGTGAGACGAAATCCAATGAAATTGGTGCGGAAGGCCGCGTTCTCTCGGTGCGTGGCAGCGTAATTGATGTCCTGTTTGAAGAACACGTCCCCGAACTGCAAACCCGTCTTACAATTCTTACCGACCCTCCCGTACCCGCCGAAGTTACCGCCCACCTTGACAACAGAACGGTACGCGTACTGGCTTTGACGCCTACCCGTGGAATGAAACGGGGCACACGGGTCGAAGACACCGGCAGCGCTTTGCGCGTGCCTGTAGGCCCGGGCCTGAAAGGCCGGGCCATGAACCTTTTTGGCGAACCGGTCGACGATTTGGGCGATATCTCCCATGAGGAGATGAGATCGGTTTTTCAGCCGAAAATACCCCTTTCAGAGCAGGAAACCGGCCAGGACGTGCTTGTTACAGGAATAAAGGCAATTGATCTGTTATCGCCTATGGAACGGGGTGGGAAGGCTGGACTTTTCGGAGGCGCAGGAGTCGGTAAAACCGTGCTGATCATGGAGATGATCCGGAATATGGTGAAAAAACATGAGGGCATCAGCTTATTCTGCGGTATCGGCGAACGTTGCCGCGAGGCTGAGGAACTTTACCGTGAGATACAGGAAGCGGGCGTGCTCGAAAACACGGTGATGGTTTTCGGCCAGATGAACGAACCTCCGGGTGCCCGTTTCAGGGTTGGCCAGACGGCTCTTACCATCGCTGAGTACTTTCGGGATTCCCAGCGGCGCGATGTATTACTGCTGATCGACAATATCTTTCGCTTTGTACAGGCGGGTACGGAAGTATCGGGCCTTATGGGCAAGGTAACGTCAAGATTGGGGTATCAGCCCACACTTGGCAGTGAGCTGGCAGAACTGCAGGAAAGAATCTGCAATACCCGCAGCGGGGCAATCACCTCCATTCAGGCAGTATATGTGCCTGCTGATGACTTTACCGATCCTGCCGTCACTCACACCTTCTCACATCTCTCCTCATCCATCGTGCTGTCGAGAGAAAGGGCCGGACAGGGGCTTTATCCCGCCATCGACCTTCTGAAGTCAGGATCCAAAATGCTCGCACGCCATATCGTGGGCGACAAGCACTATCGTGTTGCCCAGGAGGTAAAAGAAGCACTCGCTCATTTCGAGGATCTCAAAGATATCATATCGATGCTGGGCATGGAGGAGTTATCGGTTGAAGATCAGAGAGTTGTGAAAAGGGCCAGAAAGCTGGAGCGTTTTTTTACCCAACCATTCGGGGTTACCGAACAGTTTACAGGCACAGAAGGTAAAATTGTAGATGTTGAGGATGTCATATCGGGCTGTGAGCGAATACTGGATGGTGAATTTGACGAGGTACCGGAGCAAAACTTCTTTATGATTGGAAAGATTGACGAGGCGGGGGCGTCATGA